Within Microterricola gilva, the genomic segment GACGCCGAACTGCAGCGAGCTCGGGCTGCGCCACACCACCGGAACGCGGGGATCCAATCGCAGGGTCATGGCAGAAGACTCTCGCATTCGCGCCGAACGCGTCGAAAGTTATCCACAGCACGACGCGAAGCGTCGTGAAAGGCGGCAGCCCCACCCAAGGAAACTTCGGGAAGGGTCACCGATGCTGGCAGGGTTCCGACAGGCTCAACCCGCGAGTTGAGCCAGCGGGCTACGCCTGGGGCTCGTTCGGGTCCTGCGGGCGCTCTGGGCCGTCGCCGCGCAGCAGATCCTCGAGGGCCTGGTCGATCTCGTCGAGCTCCGGCTCCACCCCTGAGGCCTTCGCGACCAGGCGGGCGACGAGCGCCTGCGGGTCGTCGAGGTCGGCCGCCGTCGGCAGGATGTCCGGGTGGGCCCAGAGCGCGTCGCGGGCGTCGTTGCCGACGGCATCCGTGACCGCCTGCCACATGGCTGCTGCCTCACGCTGACGCCGCGGGCGCAGCTCCAGGCCGACGAGGGTCGCGAAGGCGGACTCCGCCGGCCCGCCTGCCGCCCGGCGTCTGCGCACCATCTCGGCGATCGACACGGCACCGGGGAGGCGGTGGGTGGCCTCGCTCGTGACGACCATGACCCAGCCCTCGATCAGGGCCAGCATCGTCTCGAGCTGGGCGAGTGCGGCCAGCTGTGCCTCGCTCTTGGGCGGGATCAGGGAGCCGTCGACCATGGCCTGGCGCAGTTCCTCGGGATTCGACGGGTCGAAGCCGGACGCCAGCTCCTCGAGCTTGCTCGCGTCGACGCTGATTCCCTGCGCGAAAGACGTGATCGCGCTGATGAGGTGCAGTCGCAGCCAGCGAGCGTGCCGGAACAGGCGGGCGTGGGCGAGCTCGCGCACGGCCAGATAGATCTGCACCTGGTCGACGGAGACGTCGAGGTCGTCGCCGAACTCCATCACGTTCTGCGGCAGCAGTGCGGCCTGCTGCTCTGCGAGGAGCGGGATGCCGATGTCGCCGCCGGAGATGACCTCCGTTGCGAGCTCGCCGACGACCTCACCGAGCTGCATGGCGAAGAGCGTGCCGCTGAGGGAGCGCATCATCGGTGTGGCCTGGGCCAGCATGCTGCGCATCTCCTCAGGCAGCTGATCGCCCAGCGCGCTGGTGAGCGTGTCCGCGATGCTCGTGGCGACCGGTTCGGCGAGCTGCGTCCAGACGGGCATCGTCTGCATCACCCATTGCCTGCGGGTGATCAGCGTCGGGGGCACGGTGATCTCGCTGACCGCGATGACCTCGTCGAGCCACAGCGCCGCGATGTTGAACGCCTGGTCGAACTGCGCCCGCTGCTCCGCGGTGACCTGGGCCTGGGAGGCCGCGACCTTTTCCTCTGCGCGACGCAGTGCGAGGTCCCAGTTGATGCCGTCGCCCGCGTTACTCATCGCCCCCCGCAGCTGACTCATCAGCGCGGCGATGCTCGCCGGATCGTTCGGGAGCCCCGCCGCTCCTGCCAGCTGCGCAGGGTCGAGCGAGGCGGCATCCCCGGAGAAATTGCCGGAGAGCATGTCTCGCAGCATCTTCTGGAAGTCGTCGTCTGGCGTGTTGTCCTCGGGGTTCAGATTGTCACCGGGCTGGGCGTTGTCGGCCACTTCAGCCACCTCTCAGTCGCGTGTCTCTACGCTAGTGCGAGATCCTGCGGCTTCGATGGGAAATGCCCTAGGCTGAGGTGCTCTGCTGTCCGCCTGTCGCGAACGCAGAGAGTGAGAAGGGAAGCCCGTGGCACTGTTCAGCGAAGGCCAGACGGGCTCAGACGCCCCCCGCAGCCGCCGTGACCGGCGTGTGCGCACTGGCTGGATCTTCCTCGGTGTCGCGATCGTCATCGGGCTCCTCCTCGGCATGGCGCCGGCCCCATACGTGATCGAGCAGCCCGGCCCCGTCTTCAACACGCTCGGCACGGCTGAGCACGAGGGCGAAGAGCGCCCGCTCATCGAGATCCCGGACGAGACGACCTACCCGACCGAGGGCGAGTTGAACCTGCTCACGGTCTCCGTCGTCGGCAACCGCGAGACCCGGCCGGGCTGGTTCGAGGTGCTTTCAGCTTGGGCCAACCCGCAGAAGGCCGTGCTCCCGCTTGACGCCGTGTTCCCGGCGAACGTGTCGACCGAGGACCGCGAACAGGCCAACCAGGCCGCCATGGTCAACTCGCAGCAGGATGCCATCGCCGCAGCGCTCGTGGAGCTCGACTACGACTTCCCCCGCCGCATCATCGTCAAGTCCCTCACCCCGGATTCCGCATCGACGGGGCAGATCGAGGTCGGCGACGAGATCGTCGCCGTCAACGGCACCGAGGTGCACGCCGTGGCTGACCTCCGCACGGCGATCGCCGAGAACGGCACAGAGACCCCGGCATCCGTCACCGTCACGAGGGACGGCCAGACCTTCGATGCACAGATCACCCCCGGCACCGTTGGCGAGGTCGCGGTCCTCGGTGTCAACGTGGCCATGGAGTACGAGCTGCCCATCGACGTGCAGATCCAGCTCGACAACGTCGGCGGCCCGAGCGCAGGCATGATGTTCGCGCTCGGCATCATCGACAAGCTCACGCCCGGTGCCCTCACGGGCGGCGAGGTCTGGGCGGGAACCGGAACAATCGACTCCGCTGGCAACGTCGGGCCGATCGGCGGGATCCAGCAGAAGATGTTCGGAGCACAGGGTGAGGGCGCGGACTGGTTCCTCGCGCCGCAGGCGAACTGCGGCGAGGTCGTCGGGCACGTGCCGGACGGGCTGACCGTGTTCGCGGTGGAGACTCTCGAGCAGGCACTCACGGCGGTCGAGACGGTCAGTGCCGGTGGGGACACCTCAGAGCTGCCCTCCTGCTCACTCTCAGCTTCGGCTCCCTAGGATAGATCCAGCACCCTGACTCTGTCATCAGATACACCCACCGAGCATTGAGGCCCCGTGACATCCCCTGCAGCCGACGCACCCGCCCGCCCGAACCGAGCGCCGCTCGCCATCACCGTGGCCATCGTGGCCGGGCTCGTGATGGCATTCTTCGCCTTCGCCGGCCTCTACGCCGACGTGCTCTGGTTCGACCAGCTTGGTTACCTCAACGTTCTGACGACCCAGTGGATCGCCAGCTCCGTGCTGTTCCTCATCGGCTTCCTCGGCATGGCGCTGCCCGTCTGGCTCAGCATTCAGATCGCCTACCGCTCGCGCCCGGTGTACGCGAAGCTCAACGCGCAGCTTGACCGCTACCAGCAGGTCATCGAGCCTCTGCGCCGCCTCGCGATGTACGGCATCCCGGCACTGCTCGGCCTCTTCGCCGGTGTCTCGGCCGCCTCGCGCTGGGAGACCACGCTCATGTGGCTCAACCGCACTCCGAGCGGCACGACGGATCCGCAGTTCGGGCTCGACATCTCCTTCTACCTCTTCGACCTGCCGTTCCTGCACTCGGTGCTCGGCTTCGCGTCGGCCGTTCTGCTCATCGCGCTGATCCTCTCCGCCGCGACCGCGTACCTCTACGGCGCGATCCGCATCAGCGGTCGCGAGGTCATCATCTCCAAGGCCGCGCGCGTGCAGATCGCCGTCATGGCGTCGCTGTACCTGCTGCTCCAGGCCGCCAGCCTCTGGCTCGACCAGTACACGACGCTGACCGACGACAACGGTCTGATCACGGGTGCCGGCTACACCGACGTCAACGCGACGATCCCCGGCCGCGCGATCCTCGCCGGCATCGCCGTCGTCGTCGCACTGCTCTTCCTCATCACGGCCATCATGGGCCGCTGGCGACTGCCGATCATCGGAACGGTGCTGCTCATCGTCACCAGCCTGCTCATCGGCTCGCTCTACCCGTGGGTCGTGCAGCGCTTCCAGGTCGTGCCGAGCGCGAAGACCCTCGAGGCCGAGTACATCCAGCGCAACATCGACCAGACCCGCGAGGCGTACGGGCTCTCGGACGTCGAGGAGATCTCGTACAACGCCACGACGGAGACCGCCCCCGGTGCGTTGCGCGCGGACGCAGAGACCACGGCGAACATCCGCATCCTCGACCCGGCGATCGTCAGCGACTCGTTTGAGCAGCTCGAGCAGTTCCGCCAGTACTACCAGTTCCCTGACCACCTGGACGTCGACCGCTACAACATCGACGGCAAGTCCCAGGATGCCGTCGTCGGCGTTCGTGACCTGCGCCTCAGCGGCCTGAGCGATGCCCCAGACTGGGTCAACCGCACGATCGTCTACACCCACGGTTATGGCATGGTCGCCGCATACGGCAACCAGCGTTCCGTCGACGGGCAGCCGGTGTTCCTCGAGTCTGGCATCCCCAGCACGGGTTCGCTCGGCGAGTTCGAGCCGCGCGTCTACTTCGGTGAGGATTCGCCGCAGTACTCCATCGTCGGCGCGCCGAAGGGCGCCAAGCCGGTCGAGCTCGACTACCCGGCGGGTGGCGACGGCACGGAGCAGACCTACACGACCTTCGCGGGTGACGGCGGGCCGAAGCTCGACAACCTGTTCAAGAAGCTCGTCTACGCGCTCAAATTCCAGTCGGAGCAGATCTTCCTCTCCGACTCGGTCAGCGACTCCTCGCAGATCCTCTACGACCGGAGCCCGCTCGACCGCGTGCAGAAGGTCGCACCGTATCTGACGCTCGACTCCGACCCCTACCCCTCGGTGATCGACGGCAAGATCGTCTGGATCGTCGACGGCTACACCACGAGCGCCAACTACCCGTACTCGACCAAGCTCAGCATGAGCTCGGCGATCAACGACGCGCAGACCACCGCGGAGAGCTTCGCGCTCGACGACGTGAATTACGTGCGCAACTCGGTCAAGGCGACGGTTGACGCCTACGACGGCACCGTCACGCTCTACGCCTGGGACGACGAGGACCCGCTGCTCGCGACCTGGCAGAAGATCTTCCCGGCCACGGTGAAGCCGATGAGCGAGATCTCTGGCGACCTGATGAGCCACGTGCGCTACCCATCCGACCTGTTCAAGATGCAGCGCTCGATCATGGGCCAGTACCACGTGACGGATGCCGGATCGTTCTACTCGAGCGACGACGCGTGGACGACGCCGAAGGAGCCGACGCTTCCCAAGGAAGACAAGACCCTGCAGCCGCCGTACTACCTCACGATGCAGATGCCGGGTCAGACCGCACCGTCGTACTCGCTTTACTCGACCTTCATCCCTGACCAGAAGGGCGAGAGCACCCGTGACGTGCTCACCGGCTACCTCGCCGTCGACGCGAACGCGGGCGACAAGGCTGGCGTGCGATCCGAGAACTACGGCAAGTTGCGGCTGTTGTCACTGCCGAATGACCGCATCCTCGGCCCCGGCCAGGTGCAGAACAAGTTCGACAGCGACCCGGCCGTCTCACAGGTGCTCAACCTGCTGAAGCAGGGCCAGTCGGATGTCATCAACGGCAACCTGCTCACACTGCCCGTCGGTGGCGGTCTGCTCTACGTGCAGCCCGTCTACGTGCAGTCCAGCGGTGGCACCAAACTGCCGCTGCTGCAGAAGATCCTGGTCTCCTTCGGCGACCAGATCGCCTTCGAAGACACCCTCGACGAAGCCCTGAACGTGCTCTTCGGCGGCGACTCCGGTGCGCAGGCCGGTGACGGTGGAACCCAGCCGCAGGGTGAGCCGGTGCCGCCGACGGATGGCGGGACGACGCCGCCGACGGACGGCGAGACCCCGCCGCCAACCGACAGCACGACCGACGCGCAGGCGAAGGCGCTCCTCGAGGTCGCCAACGAGGCGCTCAAGGAGAAGCAGGCGGCCATGGCCGACGGTGACTGGGCGGCTTACGGAGCAGCAGACAAGAAGCTCGCCGACACGCTGGCCCAGCTGATGAGCGTGCTCGGAGAGTAGTTCCCAACCCCCGCACGAGCGGGAGTGACGCAGCCGGCCG encodes:
- a CDS encoding YlbL family protein, encoding MALFSEGQTGSDAPRSRRDRRVRTGWIFLGVAIVIGLLLGMAPAPYVIEQPGPVFNTLGTAEHEGEERPLIEIPDETTYPTEGELNLLTVSVVGNRETRPGWFEVLSAWANPQKAVLPLDAVFPANVSTEDREQANQAAMVNSQQDAIAAALVELDYDFPRRIIVKSLTPDSASTGQIEVGDEIVAVNGTEVHAVADLRTAIAENGTETPASVTVTRDGQTFDAQITPGTVGEVAVLGVNVAMEYELPIDVQIQLDNVGGPSAGMMFALGIIDKLTPGALTGGEVWAGTGTIDSAGNVGPIGGIQQKMFGAQGEGADWFLAPQANCGEVVGHVPDGLTVFAVETLEQALTAVETVSAGGDTSELPSCSLSASAP
- a CDS encoding UPF0182 family protein — translated: MTSPAADAPARPNRAPLAITVAIVAGLVMAFFAFAGLYADVLWFDQLGYLNVLTTQWIASSVLFLIGFLGMALPVWLSIQIAYRSRPVYAKLNAQLDRYQQVIEPLRRLAMYGIPALLGLFAGVSAASRWETTLMWLNRTPSGTTDPQFGLDISFYLFDLPFLHSVLGFASAVLLIALILSAATAYLYGAIRISGREVIISKAARVQIAVMASLYLLLQAASLWLDQYTTLTDDNGLITGAGYTDVNATIPGRAILAGIAVVVALLFLITAIMGRWRLPIIGTVLLIVTSLLIGSLYPWVVQRFQVVPSAKTLEAEYIQRNIDQTREAYGLSDVEEISYNATTETAPGALRADAETTANIRILDPAIVSDSFEQLEQFRQYYQFPDHLDVDRYNIDGKSQDAVVGVRDLRLSGLSDAPDWVNRTIVYTHGYGMVAAYGNQRSVDGQPVFLESGIPSTGSLGEFEPRVYFGEDSPQYSIVGAPKGAKPVELDYPAGGDGTEQTYTTFAGDGGPKLDNLFKKLVYALKFQSEQIFLSDSVSDSSQILYDRSPLDRVQKVAPYLTLDSDPYPSVIDGKIVWIVDGYTTSANYPYSTKLSMSSAINDAQTTAESFALDDVNYVRNSVKATVDAYDGTVTLYAWDDEDPLLATWQKIFPATVKPMSEISGDLMSHVRYPSDLFKMQRSIMGQYHVTDAGSFYSSDDAWTTPKEPTLPKEDKTLQPPYYLTMQMPGQTAPSYSLYSTFIPDQKGESTRDVLTGYLAVDANAGDKAGVRSENYGKLRLLSLPNDRILGPGQVQNKFDSDPAVSQVLNLLKQGQSDVINGNLLTLPVGGGLLYVQPVYVQSSGGTKLPLLQKILVSFGDQIAFEDTLDEALNVLFGGDSGAQAGDGGTQPQGEPVPPTDGGTTPPTDGETPPPTDSTTDAQAKALLEVANEALKEKQAAMADGDWAAYGAADKKLADTLAQLMSVLGE
- a CDS encoding zinc-dependent metalloprotease, with translation MLRDMLSGNFSGDAASLDPAQLAGAAGLPNDPASIAALMSQLRGAMSNAGDGINWDLALRRAEEKVAASQAQVTAEQRAQFDQAFNIAALWLDEVIAVSEITVPPTLITRRQWVMQTMPVWTQLAEPVATSIADTLTSALGDQLPEEMRSMLAQATPMMRSLSGTLFAMQLGEVVGELATEVISGGDIGIPLLAEQQAALLPQNVMEFGDDLDVSVDQVQIYLAVRELAHARLFRHARWLRLHLISAITSFAQGISVDASKLEELASGFDPSNPEELRQAMVDGSLIPPKSEAQLAALAQLETMLALIEGWVMVVTSEATHRLPGAVSIAEMVRRRRAAGGPAESAFATLVGLELRPRRQREAAAMWQAVTDAVGNDARDALWAHPDILPTAADLDDPQALVARLVAKASGVEPELDEIDQALEDLLRGDGPERPQDPNEPQA